The genomic DNA CCAGCTGACCAGTCCAAGATCACAGAGATTAGATAAGGTAGCTGCACAGAAGgcacagtggttgcgagatcaggttgcaagaggAGGAAGTGACAAGAGTGACTCGGGGGGAAGTGGGtgtaaaccttaattgggagcaccttcactCTGACTCTGTTCTTTCGCCgtgatcattaaaatctctttaaatggtaagagactatttttgctttgttctgtttaTCCACGGCCAAACGGAGGGAGGAAGTTgcttccccgaagcctgacataAGCAGAGATACTAATATAAGATACACAAATCATTAGAGAGGCAAGGAAAGTAAAAATGGAGTGATATCCAAGTAAGTCATAcgcagaacagacccactgaaatcaatggactcaaGTTTAgtggtggctgccattttttGCTTATCCCAACAGCCTCCTGGATCAATGCTGGGTCCAAGGTACTTTGGAAGGTACAAAATGGTGGGTAAGTTGTGAAGATAGTTGACAGGGTCATATGGGAAAGGCTGCCGTACGAGGAGCATCTGAAGGGATGAAGCTGAGCCATGCACTcgaaaggtcctaggttcaacccCTAGCCTGAAATCCAAAGGAACTGCtaccagccagtgcagacaatgctgaggaagatggaccaatggtctcactcagtataaggcagcttcccaggaGCAGCATAATCATCTCCCACAATGAACAAAGAAGGAATCCATGCCATTGCTGATGGatatccccacccccaggaaGTTGTTGgagaacttagaatcatagactgttagagctggaagggaccccaagggtcatcaatccagccccctgcaatgcaggaatctcagctaaagcatccatgacagatgaccacccaacctctgcttaaaaacccccaaggaaggagagtccaccacctctcgagggaggccattccaccgtcaaatagctcttactgtcagatagTTCCTCCCCCCTGatttttagttggaatctcctttcttggaatcTCCTTTTCTTGGAACTTCTCCCCTGCGGAGAAGTGAAATGCTGCTGCAAATAGGGCGGGGAATTCTGGGAGGCCAATTCCTTGTACTCACCAGGAACTTTACACGGCGGCAGAGAGCGCGGGATTTACGACATGCACCAGGTGCAGTCAAATTTTGGGGAACGCAGCTGCTACTTTGCAATCAGCCTTGGCATACTTtgctcagaggcaaaagtgacTAACTTCCTTCCACGATGCTATGATTACAAATTTTCCTCAATTAGGGATATGTGTGATGAAGCTCATCTAGGACCTGTGGCCACCTGTGGCCAACCTTTGCTACACAAATCTCTTTGCAGTTGGTTTGGCTAGCTCTCTCTGACACATATTCTAGAAGATGCTGCAGTCTAACCAGTAGTGGATGCCGTGGTGGGGCAAAGACGCTGACCTGACCTGCAAACAGGCGAGTCGGTGCTGCTGAGCGGGAGGGATAGAGTGAGGTGGGCATTGAGGTGGACGCAGTGCAATTGCAGAGAAAGCTGACCGCTGGAGGTGGCAGTAAGAAAACTTGTTGGGTAGGAGGTGGAAAAAAGTAACTGGAAGCCTGAACAGTAGCCGCCACACTGCAACTATTTTGTTGCAGTACCTCTTGCCATAATATTAATGCTGAGTCCTGGGGGGAATTTGCAGGAGTCAATTTTTCTCTTCCGATGctgatttcctttcccttccaggTTCAGACCCTGCATATTGCAGATTAGTGATGAGCCATCTCTAAATTTGTCCCTCAAAAATTCTTACTAAATTGCCCCTTTGCCTCTTCCCCTTTCCTACAAGAGGGAggggtgaggagggagagaaagcaggttTTAATTGCTGGTTTCTTCTTTCTATTTAATTGCatgatgtgatatatatatatatatatataggcttcaactagggccagggccttctcagtactggccccaacttggtggaacggtctatcacaagagaccagggccttgcgggatttggcatctttcctcagggcctgcaagacggagctgttccacctggcctttgggttggtttcagtttaaccctgatgtttcattcttttggtgtgattggtgggctacttaaaaatgaggctgcagtataaattaaatttcaaattgtattttaatctgtattttaatgaattgttttatgtttttgttgtgattttattggtgttagccaccctgaggcccggtttggcggggaagggcggggtataaataaaaatttattattgttgttattattattattattattattattattattatgtgtgtgtAGCACAACATAGAGACCTAATAAAGTTAGACATTCAAGAATAAAATATCTTGATATCCAAAACAAATCCATATGCTAATATCTGCAAATACCAATAACATATAGAACGAATACAGAAAGCTGGAAACCGATTCACTTCCCTGTAAGCCAATTATAAACTTTAACGTGCAATAGTTcaattatatttttttcttttctgctctcTTAATAGCACTATTTATAGTcttatttcatctttttttttaaaaaaaggaaaggaaaaacaacaagaggaaaCCAGTAATTAAAGCCCCTACTCCCACGGGATGAGAAGCAAGCTTTGGGAAATTTAGAGAGGCTGTGCCAGAGCTAAATCAGAGTCCTCAGCCCAGATCAACAGGAAGCAACTTAATGGACTGAACTTTCAAAGAGGAAGTGTTCAGTTTAAAGCCACAGCAGATCTGGAAAGTCTTACTAGCGCTGTACCTGTCCCCACTGGATAGGCTGATGCTGAAACTGGATTTCTTTACCGCTCCCCCAAAAGGCACAAGTGAGGATGGGAAAAAGCTTCATTAACTACGCACCCTGAAATTTTGTATCCCTTACAAACCAGTGCCAAAGTTTTGTCATTTTATATGGTTTTGTAGAGCCCCACCCCGAACAGAGTGATTGATACATTCAATCAGGGTTCATAGTTAACACCCAGAAATGCAACACGGTCTGATTCACTCTAAACCGGTGCCAAAATTTTCTAGGTTAATGAagctgactggggggggggggaggaacccccATGGGTTGCTTAGAACTAGCGATGGGggagaattttgattcagtttgcatttaaaggtgaatgtaCTTAATccacattttccaaagcaatttgcaaACTGAGACAAGGCCACCCTTCGAAAtgtgcacttctttgaattttgcggTGCCAAATAAGACTGCATATATATTGAGTGAAAATAACGTATGAAAAGGCATTATTCTAGGGGGAAATGCCTTGCAAAAAAATATGTCttcttaggcaaaattgcatacaaaaccgCGCAGGAGGAATTTGCAATaacatgctgctgaattttctcGAGGACTTAAGTAAAAGAGTTCAGaaactgatgcggaaatgtggagaaccgagTTTAGGACTGGGAAAACGAGCAAGTGAAATGGACAGATTGAGCCATCCCCATTTAGAACAGGAACAAGTAAGTCCATGGGCCTCTTGATTTTTCTGGATTGAAACCCTGATCATCGGCTATATTTGCTGGGTTTTatgggacctggagtccaacaatgtccgGAGAGCCGCAGATTATCCATCCCTGACTTGGAAAATGCCGGAATACAAAATTCAAGGAGAATTTGGGGATTCGtttaggagctgcccagagtggctgggatagcccagtcagatgggcggggtacaaataaattattattattattattattattattattattattattattattattattatttttctgtttctgttgtcctcAACCCCATTATTCTGAGGGCAGCAccaatgaaataaatgggagCTGGAGGCAAAGCAAAGTCCTACTTTTAGATGAGAGAGAGACCTTTATTATGGGAGTCCATTCCTAAAAACACAGGGAAGCATATGGAGCCTTTGAAGCGTATGGGGGATCATCTTCCACCCCAACAGCAGTTAAGGCTGCAGCCCTCTCGAGAGGAAGAAGAGCTCAGCTGCTTCTTCTTGACATCATCCACCCCGGACACCGCTGGGCTCAGCGCGGCGCCAAACAGAAGGAGCTGGATTGGTTTTTTGGGCATCTTCAGGGGTGCGATGCTGGATATTCTCACCTGGGAAGCCGTCGTGGGGATTTCCTCAGGGCACCGGGTCCAGCTTGTGTCCTCCGGAACCCAGCTGTAAATTGTATTATAGGAGCGATTTTCGTCCTTGCCCGCCAACAGGTAGATCTTACCTTGCCATTCTACCGCGCAAGAAAAAGCCAAGGCTATGGGTAGCTCTGGGACAGTGACTTCCCAGCTCACCCTGCCATTCTCAAGGAGGAAAAAGCTCCCTTTGGTGCAGTTGGGGAGCTCCTCAGTGGCCATGGCGCTCTGGACCAGGAAATTGCCCCTTTCCTCGGTGTACCCACCGAAAACATATATCCCGTTACTGACCGAGACAGCCGCTGCACCATAGCAGGCAAAGTCCATGGGCACCTCATTCCACCAGTCGGCATTTGTGTCATAGATCAGGAGTCCCTTGTAGCTCCTGGAGGCTTTCCCCCCTACAAGGTATAGCTTATTCCTGAGCACAGTTGAAGCTGGGTACATCACGGCAAGGGGCAGGCTAGAGATAGGGGCCCAGGCATTCTGCTCGACACTGAAGGCCTCCGCGGAAGAGAGAGGGCCAGTATCGCTGCAGCCTCCGACAGCATAGAGCTTTTTGTCGCAGGCCAGAAAGGGGTGGAGGGCCCGGGCTGTGAACATGGATGGGAGTTGTGTCCATTGGCTGGTCAAGGAATCGTATTGATGCAGAGTGTCAACAAAAGAGCAGTCGGCCTTCTGACCTCCGGACAAGTAAAGCTTGCAGCCCATGGAGGCGCATCCAGAGTAGCTCAGGTACTTCAGCGGTGGCAATGTCTCCCACTTCTCTGCGTTGGGGTCGAAACAGTACAG from Lacerta agilis isolate rLacAgi1 chromosome 7, rLacAgi1.pri, whole genome shotgun sequence includes the following:
- the LOC117050290 gene encoding kelch-like protein 12, which produces MDSLRDSDEEDAIEKPLPSHEAYLCQGLKQLYQTQQLCDVTLGVEGKSFPCHRMLLASVSPYFRDMFVHSESHNGEIQLEDITASTLHCLLDYLYTEEVTLTAETAQDLFTAASKLQILPLKETAGRFLEMNISMNNCLSLYSLAHQHNHQPLLDAASCYIKQHFVPLAKQEAFLNLEPKALISLISSDNLEVPSELIVYQAVRNWVESAASVRLPMYKELLGHVRFSLLTHEELVDVQADTAEYYRHVRLKWKELDGAGRLQASGGLRKGMYNDCLACLKVDESRTQDGDDPESYLYCFDPNAEKWETLPPLKYLSYSGCASMGCKLYLSGGQKADCSFVDTLHQYDSLTSQWTQLPSMFTARALHPFLACDKKLYAVGGCSDTGPLSSAEAFSVEQNAWAPISSLPLAVMYPASTVLRNKLYLVGGKASRSYKGLLIYDTNADWWNEVPMDFACYGAAAVSVSNGIYVFGGYTEERGNFLVQSAMATEELPNCTKGSFFLLENGRVSWEVTVPELPIALAFSCAVEWQGKIYLLAGKDENRSYNTIYSWVPEDTSWTRCPEEIPTTASQVRISSIAPLKMPKKPIQLLLFGAALSPAVSGVDDVKKKQLSSSSSREGCSLNCCWGGR